AGCCGGAACAACGAAATCTACAGTTGTTTGGGATCTCGCCATGGAAGCAGATTTCGTCTCTAACAGAAACTCATGGGTGTTATATTCTGAATAAAATCACCGGAATTGACCTTCGTTTGTCCATGAAGACCATAACTAAACCCAATAAAATGAACTCATATCCAcaaattttcatcctttttctctAACATACAGAAACCAATTCAAAAGCCCAAAACAAACCCATTCCTCCTAACAACAGGCTTAACAAAAATGAGAGATGGGAGGCACGAGAGGTGCGCCAGACAATTGGATTGAGGGATGGGCGTGGATGTAGATGTTGAAAAAGTGGGTGTGGAAGGGTGAGAAGATTTCCTAGAGAGGAGAGAAGGTGAGGAAGAGGAAGGGGGTGAAGGTTTCCACACGATAATATTTTACTATGCCACGTGTGATTAAATGCCAGATCACCATGTTATaagacaaaaaatttaacacggTCTACTAAAATTAACGGAAAGActcttattgaatcaaattgaccAAATTAGGAACccaattgatcactttcaaaattgaaagacccaattgaaacaaaccctcAAATATAAGGACctccaaacctattaaaccttacCCTTTTAAGGGGTTATGTTATCTATAACTTTAAATTTGATCAATGATATGGAGGTATATGAAAAAGTTTCTTAGTTTCCAGTTGAAAAACGTTGAATTGGACACAGAATGCTATATACGTGGTGGAATGGACTGGTTGCATCAATTGGGGAGTAAAAAGTAAGTGGTGATCAAAACGAGCACATGCACCTGGCACTGATTATGCTTTCCTGTTAAAccaaaaaatcaagaaaagcaGTCCGCGGAAGGACAATGTTGTTTTGTTACAAGGTTTACCAAATCAAAATACTGTTACATGTACCGGCCAACTGACTACAAGCTACAGCTGATCAATAAATTAGcagtataaaacaaaaaaagaaacccGTGctttgaagataaaataataataataataataataataaataataataatatacagagaaaggaaaagagagacTAACTATGAAACTTGAATCATTTCTTGGAACGTTTCTTGGGTCGCTTATCTTTGCCAGCACTAGCACTATTTTCCCTCCCACGCTTTGAATTTCCTGCATTTGTCTCTGCTGCTTTCTTTGGAGGTCTACCAACACTCCTCTTCGACTGAGAGCTGTTCTCAATGTTCTTATTATTCCTTTTATCCGCAGACCCTCCAACGCTATGCCTTGATGCCCTTTCTTTCCCTTTATCCCCCTTTACATTATTCGCCATTTTCTTCTGCTCTTTGGCACCAacaccaccacctccacctccCTTGCTGCTGCTACTACttcctcctccacctccaccaccacctttCACTGCGTCCACTGAAGTATTTCGCTTTATCCGTTTCAAGAAATCTGCAGCAGCACTCCTCTTCTTGTCTGCCCCTCCCTCTGCTTTACTCTTCTCTGGTTTAAGACTCTCCGATGGCTTGTTACCCGAGGACCCCGCTTTAGGAGTGGAGTTAGAGGAAAGTTTCTTATTGTTGAGGTTCTTGTTGCTCCTTCTCAGGCTTCTCACTCCAGTCACAGGCTTCTCCTTGGCCTTGGGGGGCTCTTCTTCGTCTGTATCAGAACAAGGTTTCGTAGGAGGTTTTGAATCAGAAGGTGCCCTTTCTTTCTTGTCGTTGAAGATAGGTTGCTCATTCTTTTGGCCAAAACTGGTCGAGGAAGGTTTCGCTGACATTGAACTGCGTTTGCGGCAAACCAATATGGGACCAGAGGCTTTGTTCTTGGACAAGAGAGAATCAGGTTTGGCTAGTGGTATGTTTGGAGGGAGTGAATCGCTCTTCCGGGGGATAGGGTCGGATTGTGCTTGGGTGTGGTTCTTCATCTCGGTGGTGACAAGGCGGTGCAGCTGCCGCGCCGCCTGTGACTCCGGAGAGTCATGGGGGAAGATGACGGTGGCGTTGGTGAACAGGAGGAGGAGGTCGCGGAAGAATGCACTAGTGCATGAGAAATACTGACCTTTCTGGATTCTTAATTGTATGGTTTCCATGTCCATTGGCTGTTTCACTATGTCTTTGTATCTGTCCGACTCCAGCTGCCACAAGAGACCACACCAAAATATGTTCACTAAATTTTCATAATTGCACGAACCTACATCTAATATCCATTCAaggataaattttaaacatgCGAAATCATCGGGCTTTTCGTGCACATGTacaaatacttattttttttatagcacACGTGTACATATAATGTCCACTCAGGAAAGATATATGAGTTTCTAAGGTcagattaaaaattgaattattataaaatagataaaagagtTTAGTACTTGCAATTAACTTTTGGGATATATTTAGCAATAAAAAGATCTTTAAAATAACCATGAGAGAGCGCACACATCTATGACCGCGCTTTTGCTGTTTCAACGTGAAAGGACTAGCACAGGAACAACCAGGGAAAGAGCACAAAAAGCTACCGCACATTCGTATTTCCACTACCGTacagattttcttttttattatcaaatccAAACATTAACAGCTTAGTGCCAATTCGGTAACATTCCCATCCCGTCCAATCTAGACATTCCATGAGACAAAGAACATTAAATTCATTACATCTTTTTAATGAAATactaatcataattatattattatattaacttacttgatatttacatttttatataacaGTCATCTATATCCactttttatcatcatcattaaaaaatattaaaaataaatactttttatgattttattctacgcaattaattaagtttaaaaataattacacaatttaacgaggaaaataataaatttattcataagtataattttattatatataattcattaaaatttaaaagtaattataaaatttaaaaagtaaaataataaaataatttacattaataagggtattaatagtaataaagataaaataggtAAAAACATGTagacaaaaaaattgttatgagGCAGTTACAAAACTAATAATATCTATTAATAGGTATGGATGCATTCTAAATggataaataaatatcattacaaaaatattactaTGTCTGTCGAAATTCcttattcataaatatataattaaggaaAATTGATGTttagaaagggaaaaaaaaagtaaacagtgaatgaaaaatgcaaataacttgcaataaacacaaaatcagaAAGTATCCAAATTTAATATTCAGGGTAGACACAGTTGGATGACAACGACTCTTGAACAAATACGTCATCGCCGAGAAGGATGGGCGCAAGAAAAGGgacgaaaaagaaaagtttaacaaaaaataataattaaaaataaacttggTCTTggtcaacttttttattttgggtCGTAGTGAATAGGATTTAGCCCAAAAAACTTTCTAATAGTGGGCTTAGGTGGATTCGCTCTAAAATAATTTGTGAGCTCGTTACATGTAGCTGCACTCAAATACTGGGCTCACAAAACTGCATATGATAATATTGATCCTTACTTTCTTTCCAGCATTTagggtaaaataaaataatcttctcGTGGGAGAAAATTAAATTGGCCCTATTGATTCTATTTTGGCCATGGGATAATGAGATGTTATAATAAACATCTTCCAAATTAAAAGACTTGCATGTTTCACATTGAGACACTTTGACGCATATGAGAGACCCGACAGATTATTCTTCCCTTGTTCGTAATAATGGATGAGTGTAcaaagaaattgataaaattatttatccaaataatgtaattaattttaccTTCTGAcatattaatgatattaaaaattgatCTCTTTCTTAAAACAAGTGCCATGAAACAATACAAACACGGCCATGTGTCATGCTTATCTACCATTTTCGGCCGTGGAAAACCATCAAATCTTTAACTTCACTTTAGTCCTAGAAAAAGAAACTAGAAATGGATCCTCTCATTCGTTTTTCTCTTTATGATGGAActcaatatattatatatatatatatatatatatatattcaatttttattatcgATTCGCTCTTTTTATTCACAAATTCCATACCCATTAAAAACCAATCTGTTTCAAAAGTGGTCCCTTCCGTTGGACAGTCACGATTTTAAAACCTCTTGCTtgcaattaaattttacttatttaaaaaaatgtatacttAATTGCTTTtagttaattattattgtaGGAAACATTTTGTATATATTCAACGTGCATGcatgtattaaaaaaaagtaatttgttttaataataaaagaatgaaagattattattattattatttaaaatttgaaaaaaaagtgaattacCAGTTTTATCCACAGAAAGAAGTAGATGGAATACCTGGCTCTCAAGACGACTCTCGATTAATGAACTGTGTTCATGTCCCTTGATTAACTCCAAAATACCAACCAACGGTTCTGATTTAAGCATCGTTACCTCTTCATTCTCCGGCAGTGTAGAAGTGTCACCTCCGCGACCGTCGCCACCGGAAACATCTTTTCTACGACGCGTCTTCCTCTTCCTCGTCAAGCTAGCTGAGCTCTGCACTTCGCTGCTCTCTCTCGTCCCTCCCTCCCCGGAGTGAGCCACTGAGTCGTGCAACTCAGACGAGTCATCATCCTGCTCCACCTTTCTCTCGTCACTAGGAGGCACCGACTCACACGTTGGCACCTTCGCCAAGGCATCGTAGCTACCATTATTCGATTCCTCCCCAACCGGTTTTCCCTTCCTTGCAACCGGGTCCACTTCTTTTGAACCGGTCTGAACCGGATCCGGTTCGACTCTTAACTTTGCATCACCTTCTCCGGTTTTATCAAACCTCGAACCGGTCGAGTTAGACTCGTTAACTGATTGATTCTCCCGGTCCGATTCGTCGCCCGCTGTTGGCAACAGCTTGTCAGCGTTTGCGGTTCTCTCCGGTCCGGAATTAGCCGGTCCAACCTCTTCGACTTCTCCGCCGGTTTTGTCGTTTTCCGGCCGCACTTCGCCGGGAACCGCCAGATCTGGTTTCTGGACGTCTTTACCGTCATTCTCTTTCGCTTTCTCCTCCTCCAGCCTCTTCACCTCCAACTGCAGCGACCTTGGTATAAAAAAAACgaaccattaaaaaaaacaaaaattaaagaaaaaggtaaaattagatctaaaacctaaaaagaataaaataatatcaagagAATTTCGGAGATTTACAGAATGGAATCGTCGCGCCGCTGGACCTCGCGGCGGAGCTCGGCGACACGGAGTTTACGCAATTCGTCCAGCCACGGGACGTGATCGGAGTTGTCCCCGGCGGCTTCGGCGTCCTGTTGCGGCGGCGTAAGACCGTCGTTGCATTGGTCGGCGAATCGGCGGCTGAGATCGTGAAATTTCTGCTCGCAGTGGCGCGCCGTGGCGAGGAGGCGCGTGGCCCGCGACTGAACCTCCATGGCGACGGTGTCCCAGTCCTTGAATCCATGGCGGTTGACAGCGAAGGCTAGCAACAACTCCTCCCACGTGCCCCACACCTGGTtattgttttggttttggttgttTTCTCTGTCAGGTTCTGCCTCTCCCTTGTGGTTTTGGTGGTTTTCCATACGCtaggagaaagaagaagaagaaaaaagaaaaatatgttgtgGTTTAACCATAAACTGGCTCCTCTTCAAATCCaatatcttaattattattttttaaaataatatttattttgagaaactaaattaactttaattaaataaaattaaaagcagTGATTAGGGTTTTTTCTGCTTTTTCCATGGCTTAAGGCTCCTAACAAATCCTTTCTATGGAATTCATGATGCCATGGCTTGGGGGCTGGGGTTTTGGGCGAGGTGCTGCTGCTGTAGTGTTTTGTGTGTGAAGGTTCCAGATTATAAATTCTAACGTACCAAACTAACACTGTGCACTAACGTCTTCGGTTCCACGCCTCTTTCTTATCCAATGAAGCACTGAATTCAATTTTCCTTTCTACTTTCCACACTCACCCTTCAAATTGAATCGCCAATTTCTCCCCCCTCCTTGTGCTTCGGCTTCTCTTCCAAATTGGACTCTTGACCCgcttttcgtttttcttctacCTTCTCTACTGTTCACTGGCCCAATGTTAAGGGTCTAAAAGCCCTGTTCTAATTTAACTAAAacaccaatatatatatatatatatatatatatatatatatatatatatatatatatatatatatttatttattaattttccaTCTATAATTAGTATACATAGTTCACTTTAAAACTAAGTTGGTtacttaacaaaataattgtaCCAGTGTTTAAAGTTTTCCTATAGTTCCTATTTTCAATTGTGTGATGTAATTAATGGAAAATTTAGGACTCACTAAATGTAAACGGAGTCacttaaaattatgataaaaaacaCATCTTAAAAAacagtaatttataattttgattttgcttTTCCAATTGCAAAAGACAATGAATGTTTCataaaaaatcttttccttttccatctttgtcctttcttttcttaatttcagcaaatattataatatattaatttaattttttaattctaaaatttaaaaaatctatatcACACACGTTTTTTTTATATGTGTCAGTGTCATCAAGCCACGTCACACATTAATTGATCTATTTGATGAAATTGATAGAAAAGACATATTTACatcaaatcaacaaaaataatgacctaattgagacgctaaaaaaataaggaacttttttgaaattttggacaaaaataaaaatctattgagacattaaactaatattatatCATGCCATGAAACTTTTGAATGATAACTTGAAAAGGAAGTGGTGTAAGCAATgttttttgttcaaaatataaatacattattttaactaaaaattaaatatggttctaaattttgtttattaacaaaagttcaatttatattattatatttttgtttaggattttataaatataaaaaaatattattgattttagcAGTTAgttcattattataaaaatcaatatatatatatatatatatatatatatatgattattggttatattattaaaaattaaatataaatcaataatcaaGTATTAGTTATATCAAtggattaattttatattttaaaattcttaatcaGTCTTCTCTCTTATCTATACATGTATACTttcaaattaactaattatatatttgagaaGTGTTTTTCAATATTActccaaaatataaaatgatatatattgaacattttttgtttGGAAAACTTATTAATTGAGTATTACAGTTgatacatttattaaaattttattgtaatagtttaatttttttctataatccAGTGTTAGTTGTAaatctaatgaaaaaaaaaacaataaacactAACCTACCGTCATTCGCACTGTTATTAGAATCTTTTAATacgtttttcaattttaaattttcactcttataaattttgatagtatattatattatagaagttagtttattattataaaaatcaatggttaaatatatttttaatcccttaacttttaataaaaattagaattagtctctcttcaaaactttggcctaatttaatcctccaactttagaaatgtaaatgtacgaatttagtccttttaaccaaattttgttaattttatttgatgtttcgaACGCATTTTTCAgttaacattaaagtaaaaatgtatcaaaccgtgtaaacaacccaaatggTATCGttaaacgtgcttgaaacatcaaataaatctaacaaaatttagttaaaagaactaaattcatacatttctaaaattagaGGACTAAAGagagactaattctaattttcactaaaaattaaaggatcaaaaacatatttaacccatatatatatatataattgattattggttatattattaaaaattaaatataatcaataatcaagTTGGTTATATCAATAGATTAACTTTATATCTTGAAAAGTCTTAATCAGTCTTCTCTTTTATCTATACTTATACActtttaaattaactaattatatatttaagaagtGTTTTTCAATATTACTCCAAagtataaaatgatatatattgaACATCTTTGGAGaacttattaattaattattatatttgataaacttattaaaaaatgcaatagtttaatttttgttgaatttttgtCCTATCATCCAAAGTAATATCATTTATATGTAAACCTAatgtgaaatattaaataaggaCTAACTTATCGTCATTCTCACTATCATGagaattttttattgtgtttttcaatttcaaattttcactcTCATATAAATTTTTGATAGTACAATGATTATCCAAAATATAGAGTACCTCAGAAATTTTTAGAGCTTAACCAATTATAgagtataataaattattgtaaattttatagAATCAAGGTATCAAAATTCatgtaacaattttaataattgattgaCTAAATGGactatatttatgaaaataattgatttaactAAATATCTCATATGATCTTGCATATTTAAGAAATTGTCAACATTCTTCCACTTAGTCCATTTATCTCATTATTaatcaatacaaaaatataaatacaaagatCATGACGACAggtcttttaaaaaataagtattatctTCCATGTATCATAATATATCAAGTCTCTCATTAATGACTCTTAACTGTAATGAATAAATCATACgtttattttaggttaaatgaaaattctcaaaataaacaaatatgtgtacaacaaaatgaaaaaaataaaaatctgaataagagttttatcaaattaattattgtcaCATCATGAAACCAGGTCTCATTTGTACTGAATGGCCCTTAAAATTCTTTAACAGCATGTCTTTAGTAAACGGATCAACAATCATCAACTCAATGTTAATTCAATGACCATTTAACAGGTTTTCTTATGGCTAGATGTTTGATATTATTGTGCTTACTTTGACCTTCATTTCTATTATTCTTAGCCATAAATATGGCAACAGATGACCTAATAATTGAATTCACAACTCTAAGcccatatataaaatttttcaacCATACATCATGTGAGGTAGACTCAAAACAAGAAACGAACTCATTCTCTATAGTGGAAGTAGTCGTCAAGGTCTGGGTTTTGCTACTCTAAGATATATCTCCAATAGTTGGCATAAAAAATAActagattttgatttttatttttggtattaATGCAACCAACAAAGTTTGAATCGAAGTAGTTTGTCACCTTCAAACCATTAGTTTGTTTGTATATTATGTGCCTCATATCTATCAACTTTTATTAGACTTGACTGTAACGTTTATTGGAAGATGATGTAGTTTAGAACACATGTCAACAAGTTCACATGCACTCTACCACCAAAACAAAACTTCTCAACTTTATTGGGTAAGCATACTAAACAACTTATAAAAACCAACCTCGCAAACTCAATCCTACTTGCCTTATAAATACCATCAGACAACACACTTCAACCACAAACTATCGTCGTATTGCAGACCACAATAAACCTAaccatttccttttctttataaaacCCAACACAAACACTTATCATTTTTACATGAATGAAACAAATAACTATTCAAATTCATACCTTGAAGTCTTACTTACAAATGGGAAAATCAAAGAATGTGAAGATGGTGGGTAGTTTCAATGTTAAAGTCTAAAACATTTTTGCATACCACACAACTACACATAAAACTTCTAATCAATAGATCCATCAACAAGTTGTACTTTTGAACCCACATTGAATGACCAAAGAGGCATTACATATCATGTATCTCAAATAACAATAAACCAtgatgtgacacccgggcactgacgagggcggggagtgatcgccggtgcaagaagcatggtgcatggggcacggacaaggagcggctcttgGCAGGCTTcaagtggaaggggcacatggacgaatcgaacatacaccggaatgagagggatctagagactatataggtatgagactatacagttgaaggatagcttaaaggaattgatttggctacccatatcaccaaaatgcatttacttttcggaagcctaacccataagaactccatggttaagcgtgcttagcctgcagaaattctgggatgggtgaccttccgggaagttttcccggaaagtgtgcgagtgaggacaaagcacactggaaagtctcatggtgatgtgtgggggcagtcaacagtccctgtaggTTGCCGGGGAGTTACAATGAAATCAACAATCAACGCTAGTAAGAGTAGTTAACAACCACCTTGTGCATGATATTGCTGACACTAAATTTGATAATGATGTTGCACAAATAATCGAccatttgaaaagaaaacaaatcaaCTTTACAGCCATTTGTGCAACATGACCACACTTGGCGCAACATTGAACTTTTCATCCAAACCACAAATATACATTCACTAACTTTTGTCGAAAAATATCATAGATGATATTAAGGGAGAAAGGCCGGAGCGGAGGAGATACCCATTGCAGCAATAAGGGAAAGAAACATGGAAGCAAAGAGAAAGCTGAAATAAGTAAgggaaaattgaaatttcttatAGATTTTATGTTACTAATTGTTGTTGTTACATGAAAGAAAAGGGGAACCCTAGTTTATATAGGGCTCCtacaaaacagagaaaaaatggaaaagtcCCAAAATCTAACTAGCCGCGaactttaacaaattaattattactcTTAAATGGTAATCTCAACTAACATAACTGTATTAATAGTCTCCCTCAAGTTGGATGGTGTATATTGACTAATCCAAGATTGAGGATGATAAATCGAAAGCGAACATGGTGAGAAAACTTTGTGAAGATGCTAGCGAGCTATTCATCCGAGCAAATGAAGAGAAGATTCAGGAGATTGACTTAGATCCTCTCGCGCACAACGTAACCGTCCAAGTCAATATGTTTCATCCTTTCACAAAAGCTTTGGTTGTGAGCTATATACTTGGCATATTTATTATTGCAGTAAAGGGAAACTGTGACAAGTCTAGATGTGAAGGTCTTGAAGAAAACAGTGAAGCCATTGTATCTCACATACGATAACAGCTAGACCATGGTAATCAACTTTATTGGAAGACTTagaaacaatattatattttttagagttCCATGAGACGAGGAATTACTATCAATATCAATTTGTATTtcgtttttaaatatattttaagttgtgcataaataatttcttttttcactttGTAATTCATTCCATTATTATCTACTTATACCTTATTTCTTTCTAATATGTTATACATTATATGACTAATATATACATACCTATAAccactaaaaaattaattacataatcAAATACAATTTACTCAATTTTTCACATTAGAAtttccatttatatattttttataaataaattcttttcataaatttcaaTACCTAttctattttaa
This DNA window, taken from Vigna radiata var. radiata cultivar VC1973A chromosome 5, Vradiata_ver6, whole genome shotgun sequence, encodes the following:
- the LOC106762478 gene encoding uncharacterized protein LOC106762478, which produces MENHQNHKGEAEPDRENNQNQNNNQVWGTWEELLLAFAVNRHGFKDWDTVAMEVQSRATRLLATARHCEQKFHDLSRRFADQCNDGLTPPQQDAEAAGDNSDHVPWLDELRKLRVAELRREVQRRDDSILSLQLEVKRLEEEKAKENDGKDVQKPDLAVPGEVRPENDKTGGEVEEVGPANSGPERTANADKLLPTAGDESDRENQSVNESNSTGSRFDKTGEGDAKLRVEPDPVQTGSKEVDPVARKGKPVGEESNNGSYDALAKVPTCESVPPSDERKVEQDDDSSELHDSVAHSGEGGTRESSEVQSSASLTRKRKTRRRKDVSGGDGRGGDTSTLPENEEVTMLKSEPLVGILELIKGHEHSSLIESRLESQLESDRYKDIVKQPMDMETIQLRIQKGQYFSCTSAFFRDLLLLFTNATVIFPHDSPESQAARQLHRLVTTEMKNHTQAQSDPIPRKSDSLPPNIPLAKPDSLLSKNKASGPILVCRKRSSMSAKPSSTSFGQKNEQPIFNDKKERAPSDSKPPTKPCSDTDEEEPPKAKEKPVTGVRSLRRSNKNLNNKKLSSNSTPKAGSSGNKPSESLKPEKSKAEGGADKKRSAAADFLKRIKRNTSVDAVKGGGGGGGGSSSSSKGGGGGGVGAKEQKKMANNVKGDKGKERASRHSVGGSADKRNNKNIENSSQSKRSVGRPPKKAAETNAGNSKRGRENSASAGKDKRPKKRSKK